In Thermodesulfobacteriota bacterium, the sequence GAATCTATTACTCAATACCTTTTTGTAACGGCTGTCGAGGTATTTTTTGAATGTGGTGTGGGATTCGAGGAAATCCAGGTCACTAGGAGGCAAAATTCGTCGTCCAAACAACTGAAGAAAGCTCTCGGATGCAATCTGCCGATTCATATCTAATTTAACCGGTGCCACAAAATAAGAAGCACCTTCGGTGCGCCTTTTTTCTAATATAGAGACACTCCATGTTCGTACTCGATCATTATCGGTCTTGAAGCCCGGGAAATGCCACCCTCGTCGTTTGCTTGACTGTATAAGTACAGGATTATTCCAATCTGCGGCCAATATGAGAGCATTCGCCGGTACTATGGATTGTACTGACAACCCACCTTCGTGAAGGATTTTATCGATAGAAGAATGGTATCGCGTCTCAACCAGTGCTAAGGATGAAACCAGGAATCCCACGACCAGGCAGATTACAATAACGGTTTGTAAGCCCGGTTTCAGAATCCATGATTTGAATACACCTCTATGTTTGATGAACTCATCACAGAACAAGGCAGCGAACAGGGATGCTCCGGGTAATAACTGCAACTGATAATATTCGTGCTTTTGTCCCGGGAATCCGATGATAAAGAAGACAAAAAAGCCTGCTACCCACCAGTGAAAGAGATAAGTGCCAGGTTTATTCCATGCAGTTATAATTGCACCGACTATGGACATTATTAGGCCCACAGGGGTGACCAAAAAGGCGGCCAATCTTACGAACACTTTCTTCAATAATGCTGCCTCTAGAAAGGTCCCGAACCCGGTATACCAGACCCAATTTTCTTCTCCAAACATGACGAATG encodes:
- a CDS encoding glycosyltransferase family 39 protein; the protein is MFFLVLVIGVLLRFRHLTSGLVESHSWRQADVAMIASNFYSNGFDIFHPQIDWAGPFPGYIGMEFPLVPYLMALLYALFGEHLFLGRLLSISFCALSAYYFYLLVRSYFTKRAALISLFFFLFSPLSVFFSRTLISDNAMLCFSIGAIYFFSQWTRNEKTLHFALSLIFAIFALLVKIPAAIIGLPIAYLAWNKFGWSFLRMIRLWVFGFMVVIPSILWYVHAFTLARNNYPFVMFGEENWVWYTGFGTFLEAALLKKVFVRLAAFLVTPVGLIMSIVGAIITAWNKPGTYLFHWWVAGFFVFFIIGFPGQKHEYYQLQLLPGASLFAALFCDEFIKHRGVFKSWILKPGLQTVIVICLVVGFLVSSLALVETRYHSSIDKILHEGGLSVQSIVPANALILAADWNNPVLIQSSKRRGWHFPGFKTDNDRVRTWSVSILEKRRTEGASYFVAPVKLDMNRQIASESFLQLFGRRILPPSDLDFLESHTTFKKYLDSRYKKVLSNRFVVVYDLRANTNM